The Intestinibaculum porci DNA window TCTTAATTAGTGAATCCGTGCGCGGGGAAGGGGCGATCTTGCTCAATAAGCATCGTGAACGTTTCACTAATGAATTACTGCCAAGAGATTTATTGACCATTGAAATCAAAAAACAGATGGCCAAAGATCATTCGCCATTTGTCTGGGAAGATTTACGAACGATTCCGCATGATGAATTAAAAGCGCATTTCCCTAATATTATCGAGCATTGCAAGGAAATGGGCTATGACGTTTTCCAAGAACCGATTCCGGTAACCCCAGCCCAGCATTACTTTATGGGAGGTATTTGGGTAGATCATCATTCCAAAACGTCAATGGATCAGCTTTATGCAATTGGCGAAACGGCCTGCAATGGCGTTCATGGCAGAAACCGTTTAGCTTCTAATTCCTTGCTGGAATCATTAGTCTTCGCGAAAAGAGCGGCTTTAGATAGCTTAAAGCAGGAGACAAAACATGATGAAGCTTTGATTGAAAACTTTGATTTAAGCCCTTATGCAAATCGCGAGACTTTAAGTGAAGATTATATGACAATCGTGAAAAAGGAAATTGATCGTGTCAATAAAGAAGGAGAGTGTGCCCATGTTTGATCAGAATACTTTACGACTTAATGTCGATCATTATTTATTATCAGCCTTGAGAGAAGATATCACCCAGGAAGATGTATCGACCAATGCGGTGATGCCAGAAGCCTGTAATGGCGTTGTCGACTTGATTGCGAAAGAAGATGGCATCATCTGCGGCCTGCAGATATTTGAACGGGTATTCACTTTATTAGATCCCGCCACCAAAGCTGAAATGTATGTCAAAGATGGAGATGAAGTGCAAACAGGGGCGTTATTAGCCAAAGTGTATGGGGATATTCGCACCTTGTTATCAGGGGAAAGAGTCGCTTTAAACTATCTCCAGCGGATGTCTGGTGTCGCCACTTATACCCATCAGGTTGCGGCTCTATTAGAAGGCACAAAGATTCAGCTGCTTGATACGCGTAAAACCACACCGAATAACCGGATCTTTGAAAAATACGCGGTCAAAGTCGGGGGCGGACATAATCATCGTTATAACCTTTCTGATGGCGTGATGTTAAAGGATAATCACATTGGGGCGGCTGGCAGTATTACCAAAGCGGTCGCAATGGCAAGAGCTTATGCACCATTTGTCCGCAAGATTGAAGTCGAAGTGGAAAATATCGCGATGGTCAAAGAAGCTTTAGAAGCGAAGGCGGATATTATCATGTTGGATAATATGGATCATGATACGATGAAAGAAGCGATCAGCCTCATCAACCATCAGGCGGAAATTGAAATTTCCGGCAATGTCACGAAAGCTAATATTGAAAAGATCAAAGATCTGGATGTGGATTATATTTCAAGCGGGGCATTAACACATTCAGCGCCAATTCTTGATCTTTCCTTAAAACATCTCCATTCGCTATAAGATGAAAAGTGCAGATCGTCGCGCCTTATTATTAAAACAGTTAAGCGATTGTCAAATGCCCCTTTCAGGCAGTGAATTGGCGCATCAGTTTCAGGTCTCACGGCAGGTCATTGTCAATGATATTGCCCTTTTAAGAGCGCAAGGTCAGCCGATTATTTCAACGAATAAAGGCTATCTGATGATGCAAAAACATACCTGCAGCCGGATCTTTAAAGAGCGTCATGATAACGCGCACACCCGCGCGGAATACGAACTGATTGTCGATCATGGCGGAACAATCAAAAATATCTTTGTCTATCATCGCACTTATGGCATCGTTAAAGCTGATCTGAATCTCAGCAATCGCTTTGAAATCGATCAGTATCTAAAATCCTATGAAGGTTCTGTTTCTTCACCGCTTGAAAATATTACCAATGGCTATCATTACCATGAAGTCGAAGCGAGCAGTGAAGAGGTTTTAGAGACGATAGGCAAAGCTTTAGATGAAGCGGGTTTCTTAGCACCGCTCTCAGCTTATGAACCGGTAGATTTCTGATAACCTCTTGTCGAATATCATATTCTTCTCTATAATAGGACTATACGAGGAGGAAAAGGATTATGCCATTTGTAAGACATCAGCAGCAACCGATTGTACTGGAACATTTCCAGGGCGGTGAAGGTGAAATGTTAAGAGAAAATATCTTAAATACCAATGAAGAAATGTATGATAAGGGGCGTGTATTTGCGAAAATGACCCTCAAGAAAGGCTGTGAAGTCGGCCGTCATACGCATCATGGTGACAGTGAAACGATGTATATCTTAAAAGGTCATGGAAAATATCTGATCGATGGTCAGTTTGTCGACGTGGGCCCTGGTGATACCCTTTACTGCGGCGCTGAAGAAGAACATATGCTGAGAAACGAAAATGATGAACCATTAGAATTCATCGCTTTAGTTTTATTTAAATAATGACTGTCAGGAAATGCTGGAAGGCATTTCCTTTTTTTTAGAATTAATGTGTAAAACCTGACAGGTCGGCATGAGAGTGCTATACTTGCCTTGGTGATTTTATGAATGAAAAGGAAAAGAAACAATATGAACAATTGGTTTTAAAACCAATTCCGCCACTGATTGTGTCGTTAGCCGTGCCAACGACCATTTCAATGATGGTTTCCATGATTTATAACTTAGTTGATGCTTATTTCGTGGGGAAATTAGGAACCTCCGCCGCGGCCGCTATCGGCATTCTGGTTTCCGTATCAGCTGTTTTTCAGGCTATCGGCTTTATGTGCGGTCATGGCTCGGGCGGGCGCATCAGTATGGAATTAGGTCATGGTCATAAAGCACATGCCGATGCTTATGCATCTACCGGCTTTTTTGCATCCTTGAGTTTAGGAATTATTTTAGCTGCCCTTGGGTTGCTGCTTATTACACCGCTCATGTATATGCTTGGCTCTACCGATACCATTTTACCTTATGCCCGCACCTACGGCTTCTATATTTTATTAAGTGCGCCAGCTTTATCAGCCAGCTGTACCCTCAACAATATCATGCGTTATGAAGGAAAGGCTTCTTTAGCGATGATCGGTTTGGTTTCTGGCGGTGTCATCAATATGATCGGTGACCCGATTCTGATGTTCGGCTTTCATATGGGTATTGCCGGAGCCGGGCTATCAACAGCGTTATCACAGTGGATCAGTTTTGGGATTCTCTTATACATGTTTTTAGCGCATAAGACGATTACTGAATTATCGCTTAAAAACTTCCATCCGTTCTCATTAGATATGGCCAAGATCATGGGCAATGGGGCACCTTCCTTAGTGCGTCAGACGCTCAATAGCGTCGCCGCCATGGCTTTAAATATTGCGGCGAATCCTTATGGCGATGCGGCTATTGCGGCGATGGCGATCGTCGGTCGTATTGCCTTATTTTTTGGTTCGATTATGACCGGAATTGGACAGGGTTTACAGCCGGTATCTGCTTATAACTATGGGGCTCATAAATTCAAACGTGTCCATCAGGGGGTCATCTTTACCTTCTTACTTGGCGAAGCAGTGTTAGGCTGCTTTGCAGTGTTAGGCTTTATCTTTGATAAGCAATTAATCATGCTTTTTAGAGATGATCCGAAGGTTGTTGAAATCGGCACTTTAGCGCTGCGGCTGCAGTGTGTGGCACTGCTTTTCCAGTCTTTAACGATTATTGGCAATATGACCTTCCAGGCCATTGGTCAGTCCTTAAAAGCAACCTTTTTAGCGAGTCTGCGTACTGGTGTTTATTATTTGCCGGCAATTATTATTTTACCGCATTTCTTTGGTTTATTAGGGATTCAGATGAGTCAGACTGTCGCCGATATCTGCGCCGCTTTAACTAACTTACCATTTTTACTCGTCTTTCTCAAAGGTTTGCCAGATGCCAATGAACATGTAGCTATAGATGATGAATATGCTTAAAAAGTCAGCGTGAGCTGACTTTTAAAATTGGAAATTGTCTTTAACGGCACGATCTAAGGCATAAATCTGGCCTTCCACTTGACCTTTGATCACTAAGCCATGTTCATCTTTTGTTGGGAAAATGCGACTGGTGAAGAGGGCTTCACCGTCATTGACATAAATTTCAATCGATGAAGCATCGATAAAGATGCGTAAATGATTTAAATCCTGATGCAACTGACGCATGCGGCTTTCCCCTTGCTCGATGTTAAAACGTTTATGCATATGGCTGCGATCAATCGTAATCGTGCGGTGAACAGGTTCATAGCGAATCGTTAAGCCATCATGATCGTCACTTTTGCATAGCTGCATATCTAAAGCCCCGGTAATATGTAAATCTAATTCGCAGGCTGTTGGCAGGGTTTTCGTCGCTAATGGCAGCGCTTCTTGACGTAAGTCTTCAAAGCCTTTAAGCGGCTTTTGAATCAGACGGCGATTTTGAATCGTGAGTTCGCGCGGCATCGTCAGGCAGCCGGACCAGTCTTCATCATCAGTTGGATAAGAGGAATCTGGTAAGCCCATCCAGGCAATGAGGACGGCTTTATTGTCATCACCGATATTTGCGCAGCATTCGGCAGCGTAGGAATCAAAACCGAAGTCTAAGACATGGAATGAGCCATCATGATGGAAGGTGAGGGTTTCATAATCCATATGACCAATCAGATAGCCGTTATGATGAATACTATTCCCGCGATCTTTCAGCTTAAGGTGCTGCGGACAGAAAATGAGGACATCGACATCACCGATATGTTCAATCGATGGACATTCCCACATGTCGCCAAAATCTTCATAACCTTCAACTTTGAGTTCGCCGGCAAATTCATAATCTTTATTAAAGGTCTTGGATTTATAAAAAATAATCCGGCCATGATGATCGCGGCTTTGTGCGCCTAACATAATATAATAGGTTTCATTTTCTTTATGATAGATGATTTTCGGATCACGCTGATGTTCGGTATAGTTTGGCGATGGGCCAAATAATGGTTTTGAATACTTATGCAGACTGCCGTCATCACGCATGTTAACAAGGCAGGTATAAGGGGTTCTTTGCCAGTTTTCATCACGGTGATTGCCGGTATAGTAAAGATAGATCGATTGCTCAGTGACTAAGGCCGAGCCGGAATAAGCACCTTTATTATCAAAATCATGATCAGGTTTGATGCCGACCCCCATATTGATCCAGTGGATCAAATCTTCGGATTGGACTTCATACCAGTACTTGAGTCCATGTACAGCACCCCAGGGACACCATTGATAAAAGAGATGCCAATAGCCGTTATGATAGACAAAGCCATTGGGATCATTGAGCAAGCCGGTAATCGGCTGAATATGATAGTGCTGGCGATAAGGCGATTTGACAATCTGCCGATGAAGATCAATGATTTCATCGGGGGCGTGCAAAACGCGATAACGCTCTTCTTTTGTCCATTGTTTCATAGATTCCTTCCTTTCTTATACTCTTATTATCGCTAAGCGAGTAAGCGATTACAAGAAATTACGAGCCTTCAAAAATAATAAATGAAAAAGTATGGGCTTTTTAATAAATAACACTGATTTATATTTCCAAAACAAAATGTAAGTGCTATAATAAAGCTATAGAGAAGAAGGAATTTGCGAAAAGCAAACGTCGAAAATAGAGGAGGATGTTTATTTATGAAAATCGTATTAATTTGTTCAGCAGGGATGTCTACCAGCTTACTCGTCAATAAAATGCAGAAAGCAGCGACTGAACAGGGGATCGAAGCGGATATCGCAGCTTACCCAGAAGCTGAAGTGACAAAAGTTGGCGGCGATGCAGATATTATCTTATTAGGCCCACAGGTTCGTTTTGAATTAAAGAAAATCAGAGGCTTATTCCCTGATAAACCAGTAGAAGTCATCGATATGAAAGACTATGGGATGATGAATGGTAAGAAAGTATTAGCGGATACGCTTAAACGTTTAAATGGTTAATGATGAAGATCATAGCAGTTGCTATGGTCTTTTTTTTAGTTGAGAAATGAAAATAATAGAAGTAGAATAAGACACAACAGGGAAAGGGTGATTTGATGTCAAATCTGATATTTAGTTTAAATGCGACGGTGCCCGTCTTCTTACTGATGGTCTTAGGGTATTTTTTACATGCCATTGGCTGGATTGATGATGATTTTGCGAAGAAAATGAATACTTTTGTTTTCCGTATTCCATTACCAGTCCTGCTTTATGAGCAGCTTGGCACCACAAACTTTGTGAAAGCTTGGGATACTAAGTTTGTTTTATTCTGCTCTTTTGCGACCTTATGTTCTATTTTGCTTGTCTCCTTATTATCTCTATTCATAAAAGAAAGAGCGCTGCGCGGGGAGTTTATTCAGGCTTCTTACCGCTCTTCGGCGGCTATTTTAGGAATGGCTTATATTGCGAATATTTATGGCTCTTCCGCGATGGGGCCATTAATGATTATCGGTGCGGTCCCGCTTTATAACATTATGGCGGTCGTTGTCTTATCCTTAACGGATCCTGAAAATGCCCGTTTGGATCAGGAAACACTTAAGAAAACTTTAAAAGGGATTTGTACAAATCCGATTATTATTGGCATTATCGCTGGTTTACTTTGGAGCTTACTGCATTTACCAATGCCGCAGTTTTATGATAACTTCTTAAGCCGCGTCGGCCAGACGGCGACGCCGCTTGGCTTACTGGCGATGGGGGCAAGCATTGACTTTAAGAAAGTCGGCGGGCAGTTAAAGAATGCTATCATCGCAGCCTTTTTCAAGCTTATTGGCTTAGAATGTCTGTTTTTGCCTTTAGCGATCGCCTTAGGCTTTAGAGATGCAAAGCTTGTGGCGATATTGATTATGCTTGGTTCAGCGACGACCGTTTCCTGCTTTGTCATGGCCAAATCGATGCATCATGAAGGCGTCTTAACGAGTAATACGGTTGTTTTAACGACAGTCTTAAGCTCCTTTACATTAACCTTCTGGATTTATCTGATGCGCTCTCTGCATTTGATTTAACGATATTTATTTTAGGAATTTAAAGAACCTTAAATCAACCTTAAGTGAGTGAGACTCTTTACGAATATAACAAATTTAAAATTGACGAAAACAAAAGAATTTATTATCATAGAAGTATAATTTTAATAGAAAGAGGGCTCACTATGAAGAAAAAACAGATGAAATTTATCGTATCTTTACTGACAATGGTCTTATGTATCACAGCATTGTCATTGAAACCATGGCACGTCAAAGCATTAAGCGTTAGTGAAGATGAGGTGTACAATCTGTTGACCGGGACTTATGGCTTTTCTAGTGCGCAGGCAAGCGGTATTATGGCGAGTATTCGCGCCGAATCAGACTTTATTGTCAATGCAGAAGATCGCGGCGGCAGTTTTGGCCTCATGCAGTGGACCGGTAATCGTAAAGCAGCCCTTTATAGTTATGCGAGTGAACATGGCATGGATGTCAATACCACATCGACTCAGCTTGCTTATATGTACTACGAGCTGCAAAGCAGTGAGAAAACGGCTTATAATCAGCTGATTGGCTGTGACAATACGAGCGATGGGGCTTATAATGCCGGCTATCGTTTCTGTTATTACTATGAGCGGCCAAAAAATAAGGAAAGCCGTTCAACTAAGCGGGCTGCCATGGCGCGTGATACCTATTTTGCGTCCTATGCGAATGGGCAAAATGCAGCTGGAACTATTGAGGCCCCAGCCGCAACTGATCCAACGACAAGTGAGCAGACACAAAGCAGTGCGCCGGTGACAAATACCAAGGTGACAAGTAAGAAGAAAGCGAAGTTTAAACGCGGCGCTTATAAATTAAAAATGACGATGAGCGTGCGCGCCAAAGCCAGCAATAAAGGACGGGTCGTGGGTTACTTATCAAAAGGCAAACGCATCTATGTTAAGTCAGTGAAAAACGTCAAATGGGGTAAAATTACTTATCGCGGCAAGAGCTCATATGTTTCTCTTAACTATGCTAAGAAATTATAGTGGATGTAAGTCCACTTTTTTATTTTGTCTAAAGAGAAATGGGGGATATATAATATCGCTTTAACCGACATAAATTATCAAAATAATGAGAGATGATTTCCTTTTAGCGGGGAATATGGTAAGATAGCACTATGTTTACAAAGGGGGAATCGGATGTGAAACGATTTATGAAATTAAGCCTCTGTTTGATCGTGGCTTTATCCTGTATTGGGCTGATTCCTAGCAGTCATGCCCAAGGGAAAAAGACGTTAACGGTAGGCTTTGATCAAAACTTCCCGCCATTTGGCTATGTCAATAAGGGAAAATATGTTGGTTTTGATATTGACTTAGCCCGTGAGGCGGCGAAGCGTATGGGTTATAAGCTTAAACTGCAGCCGATCGACTGGGATTCGAAAGATATGGAATTGGATTCGGGAACCATTGACTGTATCTGGAATGGTTTTACCATGACTGGTCGTGAAAAGCAGTATACCTGGTCGAAACCATATTTGAATAATCGCCAGGTGGTGGTTGTGAAGAAAGCTTCAGACATTAAGTCATTAAAGGATTTAAAAGGCAAAATTGTCTCTTGCCAGAAGGAATCTTCTACCGAAAGTGCTTTAAACAGTGCCAAACATAAGGCCCTCACAAGCAGTTTTAAACAGTTATTAAAAGTTTCTGACTATAACACTGGGTTAATGGATTTAACCAGCGGCGGGGTCGATGCTTTATGTATGGATGAATTCGTCGCCAAATTCCAGATCAAGGATAAGACGGATACGTATCGTATTTTAAAACAGACCTTATCTTCGGAAAAATACGCCATCGGTTTCAAAAAAGGCAACACTGCTTTACGCGACAAAGTTCAGAAACAGATGGATGCGATGATCAAAGATGGCACGTTTGCCTCTTTAGAAAAGAAATGGTTTGGTGATAGCGGGGAAGGCGAAGCCGAGAAAACGGCTGCGACATCTTCTTTATTATCAGATTTAAAAGATTTAGGCAGCGGGATGTTAACAACCCTCCAGATCTTTATTTTAACATTGTTATTCTCTTTACCATTAGGTTTAGTGATCGCTTTAGGTCGTATGTCGAAAAATGGTCTTTTACGTAATATTGTGAAAGTTTATATTTCAATCATGCGTGGAACACCACTGATGTTACAGTTATTAGTCGTTTACTTTGGCCCTTACTATATGTTTGGCGTTGATGTGACGAGTGCTTATCGCGGGATTGCCGTGATCATTGCCTTCGTCTTAAACTACGCAGCTTATTTTGCGGAAATCTATCGTTCCGGCATTGCGTCAATGCCTAAAGGACAGTATGAAGCTGCTCGCGTGCTTGGCTATAACAGTGTTCAGACTTTCTTTATTATCATTATGCCGCAGGTATGGAAACGCATCTTGCCATCAATTACAAACGAAGTCATTACCTTAGTCAAAGATACGTCATTAGCATTCTCCATCGCTTATGCAGAAATGTTTACGCAGGCTAAAGCTTTAGCTGCCAATGAACGTTCGATGATGCCATTTGTGGCGGCGGCGATCTTCTACTATGTCTTCAACTTTATCGTGGCGGCATTAATGGATTACTGCGAAAAACGCATGAGTTATTATGATTAGGAGGGACGTTTATGAATATTTTAGATTTATCACATATTAAAAAGAGTTTTGGTCAAAATGACGTCCTCAAAGATATTAGCTTTAAAGTCGATGAAGGGGAAGTTGTCTCTATCATTGGGCCTTCAGGATCTGGAAAATCAACGTTATTACGTATTGCGACGTTCTTAGAAACAATGGATGATGGTTCTTTATCGTATTTAGGTCATCCCTATGTCACATCGCAAAACGGTCAGGCCGTTTACGCTGATAAAAAAGCACTGCATCAGGCAATGTCAAACTTTGGCTTAGTCTTCCAGAACTTCAATTTATTCCCGCATTTCAATGTTTTAGAAAATATTACTGATGCGCCGATTCGCATCCAGAAACGAAATAAAGAAGAAGTATATGCGCAGGCGCGTGAACTGTTATCTAAGATGGGGTTAAGTGATAAGGAAAAAGCTTATCCTTCCCAGTTATCCGGCGGCCAGCAGCAGCGGGTGTCGATTGCCCGCGCCTTAGCCCTTAAGCCAAAGATTTTATTCTTTGATGAACCAACCAGTGCTTTAGATCCTGAGTTAACTTTAGAAATTCTGAAGGTTATTAAGGAATTAGCAGCGGAAAAGATGACCATGGTGATCGTCACCCATGAAATGACTTTTGCCCGTGATGTATCAACCCGCATTGTCTTTATGGATCAGGGCGTGATTGTGGAAGAAACCAGCCCGGAAAAGATGTTTAGCTCGACCAATGAACGTACCAAAGCCTTCCTTGGTAAATATCATGTCAAGTAATAGGAATTCCCCTAGTGGAATTCCTATTTTTTTGGTATCATGAAGGCGAGGTGAAAAAACATGTTACTCATTAAAAAAGGACGCGTCATCGATCCCGCTAACAAGCGCGATGAAATCGCCGATGTGTTAATCGATGACGGGAAGATTACCGCTATTGAAAAAGAGATTCCAGCAACGAAGGACATGCAGGTGATTGAGGCCAAGGATTACATTGTGGCACCTGGTCTCATTGATAACCATGTTCATTTCCGTGATCCTGGCTTAACTTATAAGGAAGATTTAGAAACCGGCGCGAACGCGGCCAAAGCTGGCGGCTTTACCAGCGTGGTCTGCATGGCTAATACCAGCCCGGTTGTCGACAATGTGGCGACGCTCAAAGATATTTTAAAGCGTAGCCAAGCATTACCGATTCATGTCTATCAGTGTGCCACGGTCACAAAAGGCATGCAGGGGAAAGAATTAGCTGATTTAGCGGCTTTAAAGGAAGCTGGGGCGATCGGCTTTACTGATGATGGCGTTGCTATTCAAAATGAACGGGTGATGTTAGAAGCAATGAAAGTAGCGCAGGCTTTAGATATGCCCATCTCATTACATGAAGAAGATCGTGAACTGATGGATTTTGCGGGTGTGAACGCTGGCAAAGTTGCCGATGCTTTAGGCCTTAAAGGAGCGACGCATTTAGCGGAGGAAACCTTAACGGCGCGCGATAGTCTTTTTGCGAAAGAAACGCACTGCCGTATTGATATCCAGCATTTATCATCTGGCACAGCGGTCGATATTATTCGCTTTATGAAAAGTTTAGGCGCTGATGTCTGGGGCGAAGTCACCCCGCAGCATCTCTTCTTAACCGAAGAAGCGGTCTTAAAGAAGGGGGCTTTAGCGAAAGTCAATCCGCCGCTGCGCACGGAGGAAGATCGCCAGAAGCTGATTGCCGGCTTATGTGATGGCACAATTGATATGATCGTCACCGATCATGCGCCGCATGCTGAATATGAAAAAGATAAAGGTATTAAAAACGGGGCACCTTCCGGGATGATTGGTTTGGAAACATCCTTAGCGATTGCCATGACCGCATTGGTTAAAACAGGCTATATGACGATTTCGGCGTTATTAGAGAAGATGACCATTAACCCAGCACGCTATTATAAGATGGATGCCGGCACTTTAACACTTGGCAAGGCGGCTGATCTGGTCATCTTTGATCCCAAAGAAGAATGGACCATTACTTTAGATGATTTTTATGGCAAGTCAAAGAATTCACCATTTGTCGGGACAAAAGTTTTAGGACGGGTGAAATATACGATTTGTGATGGTCAAATTGTCTTTACACAGAAAAAATAGGTGAAAGCCTATTTTTTTGCTTTTAGGGGTTGATTTTTTAAGTGCAAACGGTTACAATGTAATCAGTAAAAGACATGTGGGATACGTCGCACTAACCGTCATTTGAAGTGGAGGGCTGACCTGAGAGATTTCAAAAAGTAAGGGCGGTTAAAGTTAATGCTCATAGTTCATGCGATCATGTCAG harbors:
- the nadC gene encoding carboxylating nicotinate-nucleotide diphosphorylase — encoded protein: MFDQNTLRLNVDHYLLSALREDITQEDVSTNAVMPEACNGVVDLIAKEDGIICGLQIFERVFTLLDPATKAEMYVKDGDEVQTGALLAKVYGDIRTLLSGERVALNYLQRMSGVATYTHQVAALLEGTKIQLLDTRKTTPNNRIFEKYAVKVGGGHNHRYNLSDGVMLKDNHIGAAGSITKAVAMARAYAPFVRKIEVEVENIAMVKEALEAKADIIMLDNMDHDTMKEAISLINHQAEIEISGNVTKANIEKIKDLDVDYISSGALTHSAPILDLSLKHLHSL
- a CDS encoding sucrose-6-phosphate hydrolase, encoding MKQWTKEERYRVLHAPDEIIDLHRQIVKSPYRQHYHIQPITGLLNDPNGFVYHNGYWHLFYQWCPWGAVHGLKYWYEVQSEDLIHWINMGVGIKPDHDFDNKGAYSGSALVTEQSIYLYYTGNHRDENWQRTPYTCLVNMRDDGSLHKYSKPLFGPSPNYTEHQRDPKIIYHKENETYYIMLGAQSRDHHGRIIFYKSKTFNKDYEFAGELKVEGYEDFGDMWECPSIEHIGDVDVLIFCPQHLKLKDRGNSIHHNGYLIGHMDYETLTFHHDGSFHVLDFGFDSYAAECCANIGDDNKAVLIAWMGLPDSSYPTDDEDWSGCLTMPRELTIQNRRLIQKPLKGFEDLRQEALPLATKTLPTACELDLHITGALDMQLCKSDDHDGLTIRYEPVHRTITIDRSHMHKRFNIEQGESRMRQLHQDLNHLRIFIDASSIEIYVNDGEALFTSRIFPTKDEHGLVIKGQVEGQIYALDRAVKDNFQF
- a CDS encoding PTS sugar transporter subunit IIB, producing MKIVLICSAGMSTSLLVNKMQKAATEQGIEADIAAYPEAEVTKVGGDADIILLGPQVRFELKKIRGLFPDKPVEVIDMKDYGMMNGKKVLADTLKRLNG
- a CDS encoding ABC transporter permease subunit (The N-terminal region of this protein, as described by TIGR01726, is a three transmembrane segment that identifies a subfamily of ABC transporter permease subunits, which specificities that include histidine, arginine, glutamine, glutamate, L-cystine (sic), the opines (in Agrobacterium) octopine and nopaline, etc.) — its product is MKRFMKLSLCLIVALSCIGLIPSSHAQGKKTLTVGFDQNFPPFGYVNKGKYVGFDIDLAREAAKRMGYKLKLQPIDWDSKDMELDSGTIDCIWNGFTMTGREKQYTWSKPYLNNRQVVVVKKASDIKSLKDLKGKIVSCQKESSTESALNSAKHKALTSSFKQLLKVSDYNTGLMDLTSGGVDALCMDEFVAKFQIKDKTDTYRILKQTLSSEKYAIGFKKGNTALRDKVQKQMDAMIKDGTFASLEKKWFGDSGEGEAEKTAATSSLLSDLKDLGSGMLTTLQIFILTLLFSLPLGLVIALGRMSKNGLLRNIVKVYISIMRGTPLMLQLLVVYFGPYYMFGVDVTSAYRGIAVIIAFVLNYAAYFAEIYRSGIASMPKGQYEAARVLGYNSVQTFFIIIMPQVWKRILPSITNEVITLVKDTSLAFSIAYAEMFTQAKALAANERSMMPFVAAAIFYYVFNFIVAALMDYCEKRMSYYD
- a CDS encoding AEC family transporter, whose protein sequence is MSNLIFSLNATVPVFLLMVLGYFLHAIGWIDDDFAKKMNTFVFRIPLPVLLYEQLGTTNFVKAWDTKFVLFCSFATLCSILLVSLLSLFIKERALRGEFIQASYRSSAAILGMAYIANIYGSSAMGPLMIIGAVPLYNIMAVVVLSLTDPENARLDQETLKKTLKGICTNPIIIGIIAGLLWSLLHLPMPQFYDNFLSRVGQTATPLGLLAMGASIDFKKVGGQLKNAIIAAFFKLIGLECLFLPLAIALGFRDAKLVAILIMLGSATTVSCFVMAKSMHHEGVLTSNTVVLTTVLSSFTLTFWIYLMRSLHLI
- a CDS encoding transcription repressor NadR; its protein translation is MKSADRRALLLKQLSDCQMPLSGSELAHQFQVSRQVIVNDIALLRAQGQPIISTNKGYLMMQKHTCSRIFKERHDNAHTRAEYELIVDHGGTIKNIFVYHRTYGIVKADLNLSNRFEIDQYLKSYEGSVSSPLENITNGYHYHEVEASSEEVLETIGKALDEAGFLAPLSAYEPVDF
- a CDS encoding phage tail tip lysozyme, with protein sequence MKKKQMKFIVSLLTMVLCITALSLKPWHVKALSVSEDEVYNLLTGTYGFSSAQASGIMASIRAESDFIVNAEDRGGSFGLMQWTGNRKAALYSYASEHGMDVNTTSTQLAYMYYELQSSEKTAYNQLIGCDNTSDGAYNAGYRFCYYYERPKNKESRSTKRAAMARDTYFASYANGQNAAGTIEAPAATDPTTSEQTQSSAPVTNTKVTSKKKAKFKRGAYKLKMTMSVRAKASNKGRVVGYLSKGKRIYVKSVKNVKWGKITYRGKSSYVSLNYAKKL
- a CDS encoding MATE family efflux transporter; translation: MNEKEKKQYEQLVLKPIPPLIVSLAVPTTISMMVSMIYNLVDAYFVGKLGTSAAAAIGILVSVSAVFQAIGFMCGHGSGGRISMELGHGHKAHADAYASTGFFASLSLGIILAALGLLLITPLMYMLGSTDTILPYARTYGFYILLSAPALSASCTLNNIMRYEGKASLAMIGLVSGGVINMIGDPILMFGFHMGIAGAGLSTALSQWISFGILLYMFLAHKTITELSLKNFHPFSLDMAKIMGNGAPSLVRQTLNSVAAMALNIAANPYGDAAIAAMAIVGRIALFFGSIMTGIGQGLQPVSAYNYGAHKFKRVHQGVIFTFLLGEAVLGCFAVLGFIFDKQLIMLFRDDPKVVEIGTLALRLQCVALLFQSLTIIGNMTFQAIGQSLKATFLASLRTGVYYLPAIIILPHFFGLLGIQMSQTVADICAALTNLPFLLVFLKGLPDANEHVAIDDEYA
- a CDS encoding amino acid ABC transporter ATP-binding protein, which translates into the protein MNILDLSHIKKSFGQNDVLKDISFKVDEGEVVSIIGPSGSGKSTLLRIATFLETMDDGSLSYLGHPYVTSQNGQAVYADKKALHQAMSNFGLVFQNFNLFPHFNVLENITDAPIRIQKRNKEEVYAQARELLSKMGLSDKEKAYPSQLSGGQQQRVSIARALALKPKILFFDEPTSALDPELTLEILKVIKELAAEKMTMVIVTHEMTFARDVSTRIVFMDQGVIVEETSPEKMFSSTNERTKAFLGKYHVK
- a CDS encoding cupin domain-containing protein; amino-acid sequence: MPFVRHQQQPIVLEHFQGGEGEMLRENILNTNEEMYDKGRVFAKMTLKKGCEVGRHTHHGDSETMYILKGHGKYLIDGQFVDVGPGDTLYCGAEEEHMLRNENDEPLEFIALVLFK